From one Plantibacter flavus genomic stretch:
- a CDS encoding Lrp/AsnC family transcriptional regulator, giving the protein MPHPATIDHLDARILTALDDDPSMTALALSRTLGVARNTVHARLRRLETSGALGAPSRRVRLSALGYPLTAFIEISIRQDLATEAYAALESIPEIVEVHATTGDADLFAKVVAHDTEDLHRIAGVLLAAPGVVRTNTKVSLIEVIPYRASTLLDRLAEGSSAH; this is encoded by the coding sequence ATGCCTCATCCCGCGACCATCGACCACCTCGACGCGCGCATCCTGACCGCGCTCGACGACGACCCGTCCATGACGGCGCTCGCCCTCTCACGCACCCTCGGCGTCGCGAGGAACACCGTCCACGCCCGCCTGCGCCGACTCGAGACGAGCGGCGCACTTGGCGCTCCGAGTCGCCGGGTGCGACTGTCGGCGCTGGGCTACCCGCTCACCGCGTTCATCGAGATCTCCATCCGGCAGGACCTCGCGACGGAGGCCTACGCGGCCCTCGAGTCGATCCCGGAGATCGTCGAAGTGCACGCGACCACTGGCGATGCCGACCTCTTCGCGAAGGTCGTCGCGCACGACACGGAGGACCTGCACCGCATCGCCGGTGTGCTGCTCGCGGCTCCGGGCGTGGTCCGGACGAACACGAAGGTCTCGCTCATCGAGGTCATCCCCTACCGAGCGTCGACCCTCCTCGATCGCCTCGCCGAGGGGTCGTCAGCGCACTGA
- a CDS encoding YitT family protein — protein sequence MSTQQPSTATSSAQQAPSTPAPAPSPVRHGVVEDILGLLVGVTVVSFGLFILKAGSAVTGGTAGLSLLVSYLAPVPFPVLFIAINLPFFLLAIRGKGWVFTLRSGGAIVLVSVLSGVHPLFLPVGHIDPFYAAVVGNVLCGVGILILFRHRASLGGFNIVALILQDRFGIRAGYVLMAVDTVVVLVSLVAVPPLNVLVSALGAVLLNLILALNHRPGRYLGV from the coding sequence ATGAGCACCCAGCAGCCGAGCACCGCGACGTCGAGCGCGCAGCAGGCTCCCTCCACACCTGCCCCGGCGCCCTCTCCGGTCCGACACGGGGTGGTCGAGGACATCCTCGGGCTGCTCGTCGGCGTCACCGTGGTGTCGTTCGGGCTGTTCATCCTGAAGGCGGGATCGGCCGTGACCGGCGGGACGGCCGGCCTGTCGCTCCTCGTCAGCTACCTCGCACCCGTGCCGTTCCCGGTGCTCTTCATCGCGATCAACCTGCCGTTCTTCCTGCTCGCGATCCGCGGCAAGGGCTGGGTGTTCACGCTGCGGAGCGGCGGTGCAATCGTGCTCGTGTCCGTCCTGTCCGGGGTGCACCCGCTGTTCCTGCCGGTCGGGCACATCGACCCGTTCTACGCGGCCGTGGTCGGCAACGTGCTCTGCGGCGTCGGCATCCTCATCCTGTTCCGACACCGAGCCAGTCTCGGTGGGTTCAACATCGTCGCGCTGATCCTCCAGGACCGGTTCGGCATCCGCGCGGGCTACGTGCTCATGGCCGTCGACACCGTGGTGGTGCTCGTGTCACTCGTGGCCGTGCCGCCGCTCAACGTGCTCGTCTCGGCGCTGGGCGCCGTCCTGCTGAACCTCATCCTCGCGCTCAACCATCGGCCGGGCCGGTACCTGGGGGTGTAG
- a CDS encoding pyridoxal phosphate-dependent aminotransferase: MTTRRTLDQSSKLKSVLYEIRGKALVEAVRLEADGHRILKLNTGNPAIFDFEAPHQIVRDMIAALPHSHGYSDSRGILSARQAVSYRYEEMEGFPRVDPEWVFLGNGVSELITMTMQALLDDGDEVLIPAPDYPLWTAMTSLAGGTPVHYRCDEEADWAPDIEDIRSKITPNTKAIVVINPNNPTGAVYSREVLEQIAGVAREHGLLLLADEIYDRILYDDAVHIPMATVAPDLLCLTFNGLSKTYRVAGYRSGWLVITGPRDHARGFLEGITLLASTRLCPNVPAQHAVQAALSGVQSIDALIAPSGRLLEQRDATWAGLNSIPGVSCTKPMGALYAFPRLDPEVHEIHDDELLVHDLLVAEHILLVQGTGFNWPDPDHLRVVTLPEERVLTDAIERLGNFLSSYKQ, translated from the coding sequence ATGACCACCCGCCGCACCCTCGACCAGTCCTCCAAGCTGAAAAGCGTCCTCTATGAGATCCGGGGGAAGGCCCTCGTCGAGGCCGTGCGTCTCGAGGCCGACGGGCACCGCATCCTCAAGCTCAACACCGGCAACCCCGCCATCTTCGACTTCGAGGCACCGCACCAGATCGTCCGCGACATGATCGCCGCGCTCCCCCACTCGCACGGGTACAGCGACAGCCGCGGCATCCTCTCCGCGCGCCAGGCCGTCTCCTACCGCTACGAGGAGATGGAGGGGTTCCCCCGCGTCGACCCGGAGTGGGTGTTCCTCGGCAACGGCGTCTCCGAGCTCATCACGATGACGATGCAGGCCCTGCTCGACGACGGCGACGAGGTCCTCATCCCCGCGCCCGACTACCCGCTGTGGACCGCGATGACGAGCCTCGCGGGTGGCACCCCGGTGCACTACCGCTGCGACGAAGAGGCGGACTGGGCACCGGACATCGAGGACATCCGCTCCAAGATCACGCCGAACACCAAAGCGATCGTCGTCATCAACCCGAACAACCCCACGGGTGCGGTGTACTCCCGCGAGGTGCTGGAGCAGATCGCCGGCGTCGCGCGTGAACACGGGCTCCTCCTACTCGCCGACGAGATCTACGACCGCATCCTGTACGACGACGCGGTCCACATCCCGATGGCGACCGTCGCCCCCGACCTCCTCTGCCTCACGTTCAACGGCCTGTCGAAGACCTACCGGGTCGCCGGCTACCGGTCCGGCTGGCTCGTCATCACGGGGCCGCGTGACCATGCGCGCGGCTTCCTCGAGGGCATCACCCTCCTGGCGTCCACGCGCCTGTGCCCGAACGTGCCCGCGCAGCACGCGGTGCAGGCGGCGCTCTCCGGCGTGCAGTCGATCGACGCCCTCATCGCACCCAGCGGCCGTCTGCTCGAGCAGCGCGACGCCACCTGGGCCGGCCTCAACTCGATCCCGGGCGTCTCCTGCACGAAGCCGATGGGTGCGCTCTACGCCTTCCCGCGCCTCGACCCGGAGGTCCACGAGATCCACGACGACGAGCTGCTCGTCCACGATCTGCTCGTGGCGGAGCACATCCTGCTCGTCCAGGGCACGGGCTTCAACTGGCCGGACCCCGACCACCTGCGGGTCGTCACCCTGCCGGAGGAGCGCGTCCTCACCGACGCGATCGAGCGGCTCGGCAACTTCCTGTCGTCCTACAAGCAGTAG
- a CDS encoding 3-oxoacyl-ACP synthase III, whose amino-acid sequence MLSVASTLPSAVVTSVEIEEGLAGAMKRARLPKGILRRVAGVVERRHWGPGENSDDATVSAGRRALAEAGISPSQIGLMINTSVTRQHLEPSVAVRIHDGLGLPSSAINFDIANACLGFVTGMTMAAAMIESGQIEYALIVNGEDASEVHANTIERLSGSTIDRDDFMSEFASLTLGSGAAAAVIGPADRHPEGHRILGGVTRAATEFNHLCVGSVDGMFTDARALLKGGLDLVVSAWKEAAGDSWRWSKMDRYITHQVSSIHTDSMVKAASLDRSRVPVTYPYLGNVGPASIPITLADQQSTLNKGDRVLLMGVGSGLNTGLMELAW is encoded by the coding sequence ATGTTGTCGGTGGCGAGCACGCTGCCGTCCGCAGTGGTGACCTCGGTCGAGATCGAAGAAGGTCTCGCGGGTGCGATGAAACGCGCCCGCCTCCCGAAGGGCATCCTGCGACGCGTCGCTGGTGTGGTCGAGCGACGCCACTGGGGACCCGGCGAGAACTCGGACGACGCCACGGTGTCGGCCGGTCGCCGAGCGCTCGCCGAGGCTGGCATCTCGCCCTCCCAGATCGGGCTCATGATCAACACCTCGGTGACGAGGCAGCACCTCGAGCCCTCCGTCGCCGTCCGCATCCACGACGGCCTCGGCCTGCCGAGCTCGGCCATCAACTTCGACATCGCCAACGCCTGTCTCGGCTTCGTGACCGGCATGACCATGGCGGCCGCGATGATCGAGTCCGGCCAGATCGAGTACGCACTCATCGTCAACGGCGAGGACGCGAGCGAGGTGCACGCCAACACCATCGAGCGCCTCAGTGGCAGCACCATCGACCGCGACGACTTCATGAGCGAGTTCGCCTCCCTCACCCTCGGCTCCGGGGCGGCCGCCGCCGTCATCGGGCCGGCCGACCGCCACCCCGAGGGGCACCGCATCCTCGGCGGCGTCACCCGCGCGGCGACGGAGTTCAACCACCTCTGCGTCGGCAGCGTCGACGGCATGTTCACCGATGCCCGAGCACTCCTCAAGGGCGGGCTCGACCTCGTCGTCTCCGCGTGGAAGGAAGCCGCCGGCGACTCGTGGCGGTGGTCGAAGATGGACCGCTACATCACCCACCAGGTGTCGTCCATCCACACGGACTCCATGGTGAAGGCCGCCTCGCTCGACCGCAGTCGCGTACCGGTCACCTATCCCTACCTCGGCAACGTCGGACCGGCCTCCATCCCGATCACCCTCGCCGACCAGCAGTCGACCCTGAACAAGGGCGACCGCGTCCTCCTCATGGGCGTCGGCTCGGGGTTGAACACCGGCCTCATGGAACTCGCGTGGTAG
- a CDS encoding alpha/beta fold hydrolase codes for MVAGTVAANVGLRTMGVRAAGLPGLPARYSRRIDVPGRLADDGVTRNWHYLDTAEALSEAGVEPVGTVLAVHGNPTWSYLWRSLITRSVEQADAGGTAWRVVAVDQLEMGWSERTEITRTLEQRIADLAAFSDALGLTGPVVTLGHDWGGVISLGWATEHPELLVGSMLLNTAVHHPEGTPIPAPLRLAGARGMLGAGSVQTTAFLDTTLSLASPPLDRDVRDAYRSPYSAPARRRGIGAFVADIPATPEHVSFPRLERLADDVAQLRVPALMLWGPRDPIFSDRYLDDLADRLPHAEVHRFAGAGHLVIEDAPVAESLLTWLDDSLPQGVPVEATPVESAAAATEQPDFEPLWRRLDERRTDDSDAIVEQRGSGAARRVSWKQLDDRVTRLAAGLHRIGVRRGDRVSLLVTPGATLTAVIYACLRIGAVVVVADAGLGVKGLHRAVRGAWPAYVIGETKGLAAARALGWPGVKISAARLPGATATALGVSHSLKDLLDARATPELPGEPGPTDLAAILYTSGSTGPAKGVKYTHAQLSSLRDVLSEHFSITADSGLVTGFAPFALLGPALGARSSTPEMDISAPRTLTARAVAAAVAETDADIVFLSPAAILNVVATADALDAGDRQALQGVRTVLSTGAPVSRQLLTALVGVLPNASAHAVYGMTECLLVSDITLDTLPDEDTEHTGVCVGTPIGGVDVRISPLDEAGRATGAPTQDADRLGEVIISAEHLKSQYDRLWLTDRAAVRDVAEDGRWHRTGDVGHLDADGRLWIEGRLPHVIATQDGPIAPVGPEQAIETVPLVRRAAVVGVGPEGLRQCVAIVETTTGTKRVQLAEAQLAGQVRDASPQPLVAVFVVPELPTDIRHNSKIDRTRLSVWAEGILAGERLSTP; via the coding sequence GTGGTAGCGGGTACGGTCGCCGCGAACGTCGGCCTGCGGACCATGGGTGTGCGCGCCGCCGGTCTGCCCGGCCTCCCCGCGCGGTACTCGCGCCGCATCGACGTCCCCGGTCGGCTGGCGGACGACGGCGTGACGAGGAACTGGCACTACCTCGACACCGCCGAGGCGCTCAGCGAAGCCGGTGTCGAGCCGGTCGGCACCGTCCTCGCCGTCCACGGCAACCCGACCTGGTCGTACCTCTGGCGCTCGCTCATCACCCGGTCCGTCGAGCAGGCCGACGCCGGCGGTACCGCCTGGCGCGTCGTCGCCGTCGACCAGCTCGAGATGGGCTGGTCCGAGCGGACCGAAATCACCCGCACCCTCGAACAGCGGATCGCCGACCTCGCAGCCTTCTCCGACGCACTCGGCCTCACCGGTCCCGTCGTCACCCTCGGTCACGACTGGGGCGGCGTCATCTCCCTCGGCTGGGCCACCGAGCATCCTGAGCTCCTCGTCGGGTCGATGCTGCTCAACACGGCCGTGCACCACCCGGAGGGCACCCCGATCCCCGCGCCACTGCGGCTCGCCGGCGCTCGCGGCATGCTCGGTGCAGGTTCGGTGCAGACGACCGCCTTCCTCGACACGACGCTGTCGCTCGCGTCCCCGCCGCTCGATCGCGACGTCCGCGACGCGTACCGCAGCCCCTACTCCGCTCCGGCGCGACGCCGCGGCATCGGCGCGTTCGTCGCCGACATCCCGGCGACTCCGGAGCATGTCAGCTTCCCGCGCCTCGAGCGCCTCGCCGACGACGTCGCCCAGCTCCGCGTCCCTGCGCTCATGCTGTGGGGTCCGCGAGACCCGATCTTCAGCGACCGCTACCTCGACGACCTCGCCGACCGCCTCCCGCACGCCGAGGTCCACCGCTTCGCCGGCGCGGGTCACCTCGTCATCGAGGACGCCCCGGTCGCCGAGTCGTTGCTCACGTGGCTCGACGACAGCCTGCCGCAGGGCGTGCCGGTCGAAGCGACGCCTGTGGAGTCCGCTGCCGCTGCGACCGAGCAGCCCGACTTCGAACCGCTCTGGCGGCGGTTGGACGAGCGACGCACCGACGACAGCGATGCGATCGTCGAACAGCGCGGTTCGGGTGCGGCCCGTCGCGTCAGCTGGAAGCAGCTCGACGACCGCGTGACGCGATTGGCCGCCGGCTTGCACCGCATCGGCGTCCGGCGCGGCGACCGCGTGTCCCTGCTCGTCACGCCCGGCGCGACGCTCACCGCCGTGATCTACGCCTGCCTGCGCATCGGCGCGGTCGTGGTCGTCGCCGACGCCGGTCTCGGCGTCAAGGGCCTCCACCGTGCGGTCCGAGGCGCGTGGCCCGCCTACGTCATCGGCGAGACCAAGGGCCTCGCCGCCGCTCGTGCGCTCGGCTGGCCGGGTGTGAAGATCTCCGCGGCCCGCCTCCCCGGCGCGACCGCGACGGCTCTCGGCGTCTCGCACAGCCTCAAGGACCTGCTCGACGCCCGTGCAACGCCTGAGCTGCCCGGCGAACCCGGCCCGACCGACCTCGCGGCGATCCTCTACACCTCGGGATCGACCGGTCCGGCGAAGGGCGTGAAGTACACCCACGCTCAGCTGTCGTCGTTGCGCGACGTCCTCTCGGAGCACTTCTCGATCACCGCCGACTCGGGGCTCGTCACCGGGTTCGCGCCGTTCGCACTGCTCGGCCCGGCGCTCGGAGCCCGTTCCTCGACGCCGGAGATGGACATCTCGGCGCCCCGGACACTCACCGCTCGAGCGGTCGCTGCGGCCGTGGCCGAGACGGACGCCGACATCGTCTTCCTCTCGCCGGCCGCCATCCTGAACGTGGTCGCGACCGCCGATGCGCTCGACGCAGGGGACCGACAGGCGCTCCAGGGTGTCAGGACCGTGCTCTCGACGGGCGCACCCGTCAGCCGCCAGCTCCTCACGGCACTCGTGGGTGTCCTGCCCAATGCGTCCGCACACGCGGTGTACGGCATGACCGAGTGTCTGCTCGTCTCGGACATCACCCTCGACACGCTGCCCGACGAGGACACCGAGCACACGGGGGTGTGCGTCGGGACGCCCATCGGCGGAGTCGACGTGCGCATCAGCCCGCTCGACGAGGCCGGACGCGCCACCGGTGCGCCGACGCAGGACGCGGACCGCCTCGGCGAGGTCATCATCTCGGCCGAGCACCTCAAGTCGCAGTACGACCGGCTCTGGCTGACCGACCGGGCCGCCGTCCGCGACGTCGCCGAGGACGGACGCTGGCACCGCACCGGCGACGTCGGGCATCTCGACGCCGATGGCCGCCTCTGGATCGAGGGCCGTCTGCCGCACGTGATCGCGACCCAGGACGGACCGATCGCTCCGGTCGGACCTGAGCAGGCGATCGAGACGGTGCCGCTCGTCCGCCGCGCCGCCGTCGTGGGCGTCGGTCCCGAGGGTCTCCGCCAGTGCGTCGCGATCGTCGAGACCACCACGGGTACGAAGCGGGTCCAGCTCGCCGAGGCCCAGCTCGCAGGGCAGGTGCGCGACGCCTCACCGCAGCCGCTCGTCGCCGTCTTCGTGGTCCCCGAGCTGCCGACCGACATCCGCCACAACTCCAAGATCGACCGCACCCGCCTGTCGGTGTGGGCGGAAGGCATCCTGGCCGGTGAACGGCTGAGCACCCCGTGA
- a CDS encoding NAD-dependent epimerase/dehydratase family protein, translating to MTVLVTGASGMLGREVALELLRGGHRVRVLQRGPSALTGVEEVRGSITDAAVVESAMDGVDAVVHLAAKVSLAGDPAEFERVNVAGAEVVLDAAETAGVSRFVHISSPSVAHGGSALVGVGAEPADPGAARGEYARTKAQGELLALARDRRGFAVVVVRPHLVWGPGDPQLVERIVDRARRGRLPLLDDGTALIDSTYVANAASAIAAALEHAETAHGRAFVVTNGEPRPVGELLAGICRAAGVKPPAFSVPAGVARAAGGLVERLWSIRPGADEPPMTRFLAEQLSTAHWFDQRQTRAALRWTPAVSIDEGLERLAAHYRG from the coding sequence GTGACCGTCCTCGTCACCGGTGCGAGCGGCATGCTCGGCCGCGAGGTCGCCCTCGAGCTGCTCCGTGGCGGACATCGCGTCCGGGTGTTGCAGCGTGGACCGTCGGCGCTCACCGGCGTCGAAGAGGTGCGCGGATCCATCACCGACGCAGCCGTCGTCGAGTCGGCGATGGACGGTGTCGACGCGGTCGTGCATCTGGCCGCGAAGGTCTCGTTGGCGGGTGACCCGGCGGAGTTCGAACGCGTCAACGTCGCCGGGGCCGAGGTCGTCCTCGACGCGGCCGAGACCGCAGGCGTCTCGCGGTTCGTCCACATCTCCTCGCCGTCCGTCGCGCACGGTGGCTCGGCGCTCGTGGGTGTGGGTGCGGAACCGGCCGATCCGGGCGCGGCTCGCGGTGAGTACGCGCGCACGAAGGCGCAGGGCGAGCTGCTCGCCCTCGCGCGGGACCGCCGCGGCTTCGCGGTCGTCGTCGTGCGGCCGCACCTCGTCTGGGGTCCGGGCGATCCACAGCTCGTCGAGCGCATCGTGGATCGCGCGCGCCGCGGCCGCCTGCCCCTGCTCGACGACGGCACCGCCCTCATCGACAGCACGTACGTCGCGAACGCGGCGTCGGCCATCGCCGCGGCACTCGAACACGCGGAGACGGCACACGGTCGGGCGTTCGTGGTGACGAACGGGGAGCCGCGTCCGGTCGGCGAGCTGCTCGCGGGCATCTGCCGTGCTGCCGGCGTGAAGCCGCCCGCCTTCAGTGTCCCCGCCGGCGTCGCGCGAGCTGCCGGTGGGCTCGTCGAGCGCCTGTGGAGCATCCGCCCCGGTGCCGATGAGCCGCCGATGACGCGCTTCCTCGCGGAGCAGCTGTCGACCGCGCACTGGTTCGACCAGCGACAGACCCGCGCGGCTTTGCGCTGGACGCCGGCGGTCTCGATCGATGAGGGTCTCGAGCGCCTGGCGGCCCACTACCGCGGCTGA
- a CDS encoding FAD-dependent monooxygenase, giving the protein MTVPHAIISGASIAGLSAAWWLHRTGWAVTVVERAPSFRDGGQNVDVRGVARDVLDRMGLMDAVKAANTTETGAVLVDRNGKVTAELPSDGVDGATAELEVLRGDLARTILDSLPTGVEFCFGESIEHLDGVDADTVLGRLTATTTTGRVLDADLLVIAEGVRSRTRDRLFSKPGEVDARDLGVTMAFGTIPRTPSDDDRWRWYNAIGGRQVHLRPDPYGTTRAILAYAGRDDLAGLERGAVQARLRERYADAGWQSERVLDGFASSEDVYVDELTQIRMPSWHRGRVCVIGDAAWCVTPMGGGGASLAVTSGYVLAASLSKVGGPTDPLDRRDLNTALAAFDEWMRPLVDQIQNIPKGIVNFAYPQTRLGLTVRRVADRVLTSALLRPLTAKLTRIADSDRALPAIAER; this is encoded by the coding sequence ATGACCGTACCGCATGCAATCATCTCGGGGGCCAGCATCGCGGGGCTCTCGGCCGCCTGGTGGCTCCACCGGACCGGCTGGGCCGTGACCGTCGTCGAGCGCGCGCCCTCCTTCCGCGACGGCGGGCAGAACGTGGATGTCCGCGGTGTCGCTCGGGACGTCCTGGACCGTATGGGCCTCATGGACGCGGTGAAGGCCGCCAACACCACCGAGACGGGAGCAGTGCTCGTCGACCGGAACGGGAAAGTCACCGCAGAGCTGCCCTCCGACGGGGTCGACGGCGCGACAGCCGAACTCGAGGTGCTGCGCGGCGACCTTGCGCGCACCATCCTCGACTCCTTGCCGACCGGAGTGGAGTTCTGCTTCGGCGAGTCCATCGAGCATCTGGACGGTGTCGACGCGGACACGGTGCTAGGCCGGCTCACGGCGACCACCACCACGGGACGAGTGCTGGACGCAGACCTGCTCGTCATCGCCGAAGGGGTCCGATCGCGCACTCGCGACCGTCTCTTCTCCAAGCCGGGGGAAGTGGACGCCCGGGACCTCGGCGTGACGATGGCATTCGGCACGATCCCGCGCACCCCTTCCGACGACGACCGATGGCGCTGGTACAACGCGATCGGCGGCCGTCAGGTGCACCTGCGACCCGACCCGTACGGCACGACTCGCGCGATCCTCGCGTACGCCGGCCGAGACGATCTGGCCGGCCTCGAGCGGGGCGCCGTGCAGGCGCGTCTCCGCGAGCGATACGCGGACGCAGGCTGGCAGTCCGAACGCGTCCTGGACGGGTTCGCCTCGTCCGAGGACGTCTACGTCGACGAGCTGACGCAGATCCGGATGCCCAGCTGGCACCGAGGTCGCGTCTGCGTCATCGGAGACGCCGCCTGGTGCGTCACTCCGATGGGCGGTGGTGGCGCCTCCCTGGCGGTGACGAGCGGATACGTCCTCGCGGCGTCGCTGTCGAAGGTCGGCGGGCCGACTGACCCGCTCGATCGCCGCGACCTGAACACGGCACTCGCCGCGTTCGACGAGTGGATGCGCCCCTTGGTCGACCAGATCCAGAACATCCCCAAAGGCATCGTCAACTTCGCCTACCCGCAGACCCGTCTGGGACTGACAGTGCGGCGTGTCGCCGACCGTGTCCTGACGTCCGCCTTGCTGAGGCCACTCACGGCCAAGCTCACGCGCATCGCCGACAGCGACCGGGCGTTGCCGGCGATCGCCGAACGATGA
- a CDS encoding MarR family winged helix-turn-helix transcriptional regulator — MDDIDPVDGAWADREVAMMQGLRDWAVAFDELNRHLSTWMHLPVSDANALGRIVWAEQAGEPMSPAVLSRHLGLTSGATSVLIDRLEAAGHVTRHRDTVDRRRVGLRPTEGARRASDRFLAFSGAEIARTLHETAPEEARVVIAFLTRMTSAATAANGRLAERSKAAAASA; from the coding sequence ATGGATGACATCGACCCCGTGGACGGGGCGTGGGCCGACCGCGAGGTGGCCATGATGCAGGGGTTGCGGGATTGGGCCGTCGCCTTCGACGAGCTCAATCGCCATCTGTCGACGTGGATGCATCTGCCTGTGTCGGATGCGAACGCGCTCGGACGGATCGTCTGGGCGGAGCAGGCTGGGGAGCCGATGTCACCGGCGGTGTTGTCGCGCCACCTCGGCCTCACGTCGGGGGCCACTTCCGTGCTGATCGACAGGCTGGAGGCCGCCGGGCATGTGACCCGTCATCGTGACACGGTCGATCGGCGCCGGGTCGGTCTGCGTCCGACGGAGGGGGCGCGTCGCGCGAGCGATCGGTTCCTCGCGTTCTCCGGCGCGGAGATCGCGCGCACCCTGCACGAGACCGCGCCTGAGGAGGCGAGAGTCGTCATCGCCTTCCTGACGCGCATGACCTCGGCTGCGACGGCCGCGAACGGCCGCTTGGCGGAGCGCTCGAAAGCTGCCGCTGCATCTGCTTGA